A stretch of the Nitratifractor salsuginis DSM 16511 genome encodes the following:
- the galE gene encoding UDP-glucose 4-epimerase GalE: MQKIFVTGGAGYIGSHTCVELLNAGYDVIVYDNLSNASKEVLRRVEKITGKPLTFVKGDIRDGDTLEEAMQGCDAVIHFAGLKAVGESVEKPLEYYDNNVCGTVTLLKSMQKIGLKAIVFSSSATVYGDPEFLPLTEEHPLRTTNPYGQTKLVIEEILRDLYRADPSSWRISILRYFNPVGAHESGLIGEDPRGIPNNLMPFVSQVAVGRRDELQVFGGDYDTHDGTGVRDYIHVVDLARGHLAALKTLESAPQCEAVNLGTGKGYSVLDVVKAFEKASGKKVPYRITTRRPGDIATCYANPGKAKELLGWEAQYGLEKMCEDTWNFQSNNPEGIR, encoded by the coding sequence TTGCAAAAAATATTTGTTACCGGCGGAGCCGGCTATATCGGATCACATACCTGTGTAGAGCTTCTCAATGCGGGATACGACGTGATCGTTTATGACAATCTCTCCAATGCCAGCAAAGAGGTATTGCGTCGTGTCGAGAAGATCACCGGCAAACCTTTGACCTTCGTCAAAGGGGATATCCGTGATGGCGATACGCTCGAAGAGGCGATGCAAGGGTGTGACGCCGTTATCCATTTCGCGGGCTTGAAGGCGGTGGGTGAATCGGTCGAGAAGCCGCTGGAATATTACGACAACAACGTCTGCGGCACAGTCACTCTGCTAAAGAGTATGCAAAAGATCGGTCTCAAAGCGATCGTCTTCAGCTCTTCGGCTACCGTCTACGGCGATCCGGAGTTCCTCCCCCTGACCGAGGAACACCCTCTCCGGACCACCAATCCCTACGGACAGACAAAATTGGTGATCGAGGAGATCCTCCGTGATCTATACCGTGCCGATCCCTCCTCCTGGCGTATCTCGATCCTGCGCTATTTCAACCCCGTCGGAGCGCACGAAAGCGGCCTGATCGGGGAGGATCCCCGGGGAATCCCCAACAATCTCATGCCTTTTGTCTCCCAGGTGGCAGTGGGCCGCAGAGATGAGCTGCAAGTCTTTGGCGGCGATTACGACACCCACGACGGAACGGGGGTCCGCGACTATATCCACGTCGTCGATCTGGCCCGGGGCCACCTGGCCGCCCTGAAAACACTCGAAAGCGCCCCCCAATGCGAAGCCGTCAATCTCGGCACCGGCAAGGGTTACAGTGTTCTCGATGTAGTCAAAGCCTTCGAAAAAGCCTCCGGCAAAAAGGTCCCCTACCGCATCACCACCCGTCGCCCCGGAGACATCGCCACCTGTTACGCCAACCCCGGAAAAGCAAAAGAGCTTCTGGGGTGGGAAGCGCAATACGGCCTGGAAAAAATGTGTGAAGATACGTGGAACTTCCAATCCAATAATCCGGAAGGGATCCGATAA